The Altererythrobacter sp. H2 genomic sequence TGCCGGCCGAGGCACCGGGCGCGTTCATCTGCTCGTTCGAGTGCACCTTCTGCGCCGAATGCGCCGACGCCCTCGACGACCGCTGCCCCAATTGCGGCGGTGAACTGATGGACCGCCCGGCCCGGGCCAGGGCGTTGCACGCGAAGTTCCCCCCGGGCACGGAGCGCAGGTTCAAGGGGTAGAGGATACGCTAAAAGCGGGCATCTGGTTGGAGAACCCCGGAGCGCTCGATGCTTCTCTCCTGCAAGGGAAGAGGGCTATGTCTGTGCCCACCTCGCGCCAATACGATCCCACTCCCCGATCACCAAAAGCCGCCATCCCGTCTGCCCTGCAAAAAGCCGTCCCTGCCTGAGCGCGGGCTTGCTAAGGGGCTTGCCATGAGCACCACCCCTCCTCCTCCTCCACGCATTCTCTCCATCGCCGGTTCGGACTCGTCCGGCGGCGCGGGTATCCAGGCGGATATCAAGACCATCGCCATGCTGGGCGGCTATGCCATGACCGCCGTGACCACCGTCACCGCGCAGAACACGGTCGGGGTGCAGGCCATCGCCCCGCTCTCGGCAGATGTGGTGGCGGCCCAGATTTCCTCCTGCGCCAGCGACATCGGGGTCGACGCGATCAAGATCGGCATGCTGCACGATGTCCAGATCATCACCGCTGTGGCCGGGTGCCTGACCGGTGAGGCGGCGCTGGCCGGGCCGGTGGTGCTCGACCCGGTCATGGTCGCCACTTCCGGCGCGGTGCTGATCGCGCCGGACGCGATTGCGGCGCTTAAGGCGCATCTGTTCCCGCTGGCAACTGTGATTACCCCCAACCTGCCGGAACTGGAACACCTGTGCGGGCGGACCCTGCGCACCACCGCGCTGATGCAGGAAGGGGCAGCCGAGCTGGCGGCGCAATACGGCTGCCACGTGCTTGCCAAGGGCGGCCATACCGAAGACGCGCGGATCATCGACCTGCTGGTCGCCCCCGATGGCACGCCCGTCTTCTACGAACACGCCCGGATCGAGACGCGCCACACCCACGGCACCGGCTGCACCCTGTCATCGGCCATCGCGACCCTGATCGGCCACGGTCAGCCGCTCGACCAGGCGGTCAGGCTGGCGCGGCAATTCGTGCTCCGCGCGATCGAGGCAGCCCCCGGCTTCGGCGCAGGCAATGGCCCGCTCGGGCACCAGGCGGTCAGACGCTAGGGTTCAGCAGTCCAGTTCGTAGAACTCGGCGATGTGACACCAGGCGTCTTCGGCCGTTTCGCACCACTGGAACAGCTCCAGGTCCTTGTGGTTGATCGTGCCTTCGTCGGCCAGTGCCTCGAAATCGATCACCCGGGTCCAGAACTCCTTGCCGAACAGCATCACCGGGATGGGCTTCATCTTGCCGGTCTGGATCAGGGTCAGCAGTTCGAGAAACTCGTCCAGCGTGCCGAACCCGCCGGGGAACACGGCCACCGCGCGCGCACGCAGCAGGAAGTGCATCTTGCGCAGCGCGAAATAGTGGAACTGGAAACTCAGCGACGGGGTGACATAGCGGTTGGGTGCTTGCTCGTGCGGCAGCACGATGTTGAGCCCGATGCTCTCGGCCGAGGCGTCGCTGGCACCGCGGTTGGCCGCTTCCATGATCGAGGGACCACCGCCCGAGCAGATCACGAACTGGCGCTGGCCCTTCTCGATGATCGCCTTTTCGCTGACCATCCGGGCCAGCTTGTAGGCTTCGTCGTAGTACTTGGCCTTGGCGGCAAGGTTTTCGACCACGCGGCGTTCGCGCTCCGGCAGGTCCTTCGCCATGGCGAGCGAGGCCTCGGCCGCCTCGGGCGAGGGGATCCGGGCCGAGCCGTACATCACCAGGGTCGAGCCGACGCCGGCTTCGTCGAGCAGCATTTCGGGTTTGAGCAGTTCGAGCTGGAAACGGACCGGGCGCAGTTCCTCGCGCAGCAGGAAATCGCGGTCCTGGAAGGCCAGCCGGTAGGCCTGGTGCTCGGTCTGGGGGGTTTTTTCCGGCGCTGCCTTGGAGAATTCGGCCTCTTCTTCGGCCGGGTAGAACTTGCGCCCGGCAAGATCGTGCTGCTTCTTTTCTTCTTCAGTCATTTGGCCTGCGATAGGCGCGACGCCAGCAGCGGGCAAGTGCCGTGGGACCGGCCTGCCTCAGAACCGCGTTGTCAGCCGCAGCCCGGCGATTACCCCGGTATTGCGCACCGCAACTGCACTGTCGATCACCTGCACGCTGGCGGTCAGGCGGACGGGCTGTGCCACCTGCACGGTGTAGAACGCCTCCAGCCCTTCCTCGTCTTCCAGCGCGACCCGGTTTGCCAGTACCCGCACCAGCCGGTCCGTCAGCGAATAGCGGAACCAGGCGATGCCGAAGCGGTCATCCGGCCGCGCGCGCGGGTTGCCCGCTACGCCGATAAAGGCACTGCGATCGAGAAAGGTCGGGTCGCCGCGCGAGAGATAGACCTGCCCGAAAACGCCCCAGCCCTTGCCCGGATGTTCCGCGTATTCGACCAGGTTCTGGTACATGGCGAGGACCGCGCTGAACTCGCCGCGCCGCTCGGCAAAGCCGCTGCCCGGGGCGGGGATCAGCACCGGCGGCAGCGCGTCGTCGGCGATCGACCGCCGCGTCGATCCGGCCAGCTTGAGCGCATAGTATCCGCGCTTGCCCCCGATCTTGACCGGCAGCGTGACCGAGCTGAGGAACGCCACACCTTGCGAAAAGGGATCTTCCAGCCCGCTGCGGCGCGAGGACGAAACCGGATCGAACACCCACAGCCGGTAAAGCGCCTTCTTTGTCGGCACTTGCAGCAGCGCACCGGTGATCGAGCCCGGAACGATCGCGGTCGGGGGCAGCGCCATCGAAAGGTTCTGGAACCCTTCGTGCCCGCCGCCGCCAACGACCGGCAAAAAGGCAGCCAGATCAAGCACGTTGACCTTGCCCACCGTCAGCGTTGCGCCGCTTTTCCACTTCTTGGTGACATTGACGTTGAGATCGAACGCGTCGCCTTCGCCCGGATAGAACAGCTGGGTGTTGCTGGGGATCAGGCCGATCGTGCCATTGGCGCTCTCTCCGTACTTGAATTCGGGGTGGAGGTGGAAGGTGATCGAATCGTCGATCCCGAACGTGCTGCCCGCAATGTCGATATAGACATCGACCTTTCCGCCATGGCGCAGGGTCGAATCGGCATCGCCCGACACCGGAATGTCGAGAAACTGCGACCACACCACCCTGACGGCGTCAGGCCGCGCCGTTGCCGGTTTCGCTGGCTGGGGCGGCAGGGCAGCCGGGGCAGGGGTTTGCTGCGGGCCGGGCGACGAGATGGCATCCGGCGGAGCGGACTGATCCTGCGCTGCTGCTGGCATGGCGACAGTCAGACTGAACAGCGCAGCCACAAAGGATATGGTGCGCAAAAGAGGCAGGCGGCGCGAGGCGCGCGAAGAAATGGCTGTGATGGTCATGCGATCCGATGACGGTACCGCGGTGCGATCAGGCCGCTGCCCGGTTCTCTCCCGATTTGCGCTTCGCTCTGTTGTGGCGGGCGCCTGTCCACTTGCGCCCGCTGCAACTCATCGCCGCAAACGGCGGGTTTGGCAAGGTTCTGCCAATCCCCGCCCCACAGGTCAGCGCGGCAGGGTGGTCGCACCCATCAGAGCCAGATCGACAGACCGGGCGGCCTGGCGGCCTTCGCGAATCGCCCAGACGACCAGGCTCTGGCCCCGCCGCATGTCGCCACAGGCGAACACGGCTGCTTCGCTGGTGGCGTAATCCTGGGTATTGGCTGCGACATTGCCGCGCGCATCAAGCGCCACCCCGGCCCGGTCGAGCAGTCCGCGTTTGCGCGGGCCGGTAAAGCCCATTGCCAGCAGGATCAGGTCGGCCTGGAGCACGAAGGCGCTGCCGGGCACTTCCTGCATCTGGCCGCCGACCCATTCCACCCGCACGCATTCGAGCCCGGTGACCTGATCACCTTCGCCGATGACCCGCTTGGCCAGAACCGACCAGTCTCGCTCCACCCCTTCCTCGTGGCTGGAGGAGGTGCGCAGCTTCAGGGGCCAGTCCGGCCAGGTCAGCGCCTTGTCTTCCTTCTCCGGCGGGCGGGGCATGATTTCGAGCTGCGTGACCGAGGCCGCGCCTTGCCGGTTGGACGTGCCGACGCAGTCGCTGCCGGTGTCACCGCCGCCGATCACGATCACGTGCTTGCCAGTGGCGGTCAGCGAGCCGCGCGGGGCCGCGCGCACTTCGTCATCGCCTGCCACGCGCTTGTTCTGCTGGGTGAGGAACTCCATCGCCAGCCGCACTCCGGGCAGCTCGCCGCCGGGGATGTCGAGCATCCGGGGCTCCTCGGCCCCACCGGCGAGGACCACCGCGTCAAAGTTTTCCCGCAGCGCCTTGAAGCTGACCTCGACCCCGACTTCGGCACTGGTCTTGAAGGTCACCCCTTCGGCTTCCATCTGCACGCAGCGCCGGTTGATCAGCTGCTTTTCCATCTTGAAATCGGGGATTCCGTAACGCAGCAGGCCGCCGATCCGGTCGTTCTTTTCGAACACGGTCACGGCATGGCCTGCCCGCGCCAGCTGCTGCGCACAGGCCAGCCCGGCCGGACCCGATCCGACCACGGCGACGCATTTGCCGGTCTGCTTGTGCGGCACCTGCGGCTTGATCCAGCCTTCCTGCCATCCACGATCGACGATGGCGCACTCGATGCTCTTGATCGTGACCGGCTGGTCAACGATGTTGAGCGTGCAGCTCGCTTCGCACGGGGCCGGGCAGACCCGGCCAGTGAATTCGGGGAAGTTGTTGGTGCTGTGCAGCACGTCCAGTGCGTTCTTCCAGTCCCCTTCGTAGACCAGGTGGTTCCAGTCGGGGATCAGGTTGTTCACCGGGCAGCCGTTGTGGCAGTAGGGAATGCCGCAATTCATGCAGCGGCTGGCCTGTGCAGCCAGCTTTTCGGCCGGCAGCGGGACGACGAACTCCTTGTAGTTCTTCAGCCGCTCGGCCGGGTCGAGATAGGTCCGGTCGGACCGGTCGAGTTCGAGAAATCCGGTTTCCTTGCCCATTGTCCTGACCCTTATTCCGCCGCCACGCTTGCCGCTTCGAGGCGTTCGGCCTCGAGCGTGCGCAACGCATTGGCATAGTCGCGCGGCATGACCTTCACGAAGTGGCGAAGCGCCTCGTCCCAGTTTTCCAGCAGCTCGGTGGCCCGCTGCGAACCGGTGTGGAGTTTATGCCGCTCCATCAGGATGCGCAGGCGTTCGGCGTCGTGGCGCAGCATGTCGCCCATGCCGAAATCGTTGACCGACGTGCCGCGCTGCTTGGGCCGCCCGGTGCCCTCATCCGCGTCGATGCTCGTGGTGACCGGTTCCAGATCGACCTGGGCCAAGTTGCACAGCGAACCGAACCGACCATCGGGATCGTAGACATAGGCAATCCCGCCGCTCATCCCGGCAGCGAAGTTGCGGCCTGTAGCGCCGAGCACCACCACGACCCCGCCGGTCATGTATTCGCAGCCGTGATCGCCGGTGCCTTCGACCACCGCAATGGCACCCGAATTGCGCACGGCGAACCGTTCTCCGGCCACGCCGTTGAAGTAGGCCTCGCCCGCGATTGCGCCGTAGAGCACGGTGTTGCCGACGATGATGTTGTCAGTCGCGGTGCGGCTGGTGCTGGCAGGAGCACGCACGATGATCCGCCCGCCCGACAGGCCTTTGCCGACATAGTCGTTGGCATCGCCGGTCAGATCAAGCGTCACGCCGTGAGCCAGCCATGCGCCGAAGCTTTGCCCGGCCACCCCGGTCAGCTTGACTCGGATCGTATCGGGCGCAAGCCCGGCATGGCCGTGGCGCCGGGCGACTTCGCCCGACAGCATGGTGCCGACCGTGCGGTTGACGTTGCGAACCGCGCGCGCAATCTCGACCGGCTGGCCGCTTTCCAGCGCGGGACGGCAGGCCTCGATCAGGTCCCGGTCAAGCACGGTATCGAGCCCGTGATCCTGCTCCCCGACATGATGGAGCGCCTTGTCGGCACCCAGTTCGACCGTGTGGAGCAGGCGCGACAGATCGATCCCGTGCGCCTTCCAGTGGCGTTCGACCCGGCGCATGTCGATCCGGTCGACCCGGCCGATCATCTCCTCCACGGTGCGGAAGCCCATCTCGGCCATGATGGCGCGCAGTTCCTCGGCCACGAAGAACATGTAGTTGACCACGTGTTCCGGCTGGCCGGTGAAGCGGGCGCGCAGAACCGGGTCCTGCGTTGCCACGCCGACCGGGCAGGTGTTGAGGTGGCACTTGCGCATCATGATGCACCCGGCGGCGATCAGCGGGGCGGTGGCAAAGCCGAACTCGTCAGCCCCGAGCAGCGCGCCAATCGCGACGTCGCGTCCGGTGCGCAGACCGCCGTCCACCTGCACCGCAATGCGGCTGCGCAGATCGTTGAGCAGCAGGGTCTGCTGGGTTTCGGCAAGGCCGATTTCCCACGGAGAACCGGCATGGGTCAGGCTGGTCAGCGGGCTTGCGCCCGTGCCGCCTTCGTATCCGGAAATGGTGACATGGTCGGCCTTGCACTTGCTGACGCCTGCAGCAACCGTGCCCACCCCGACTTCGCTCACCAGCTTGACGGAGATGCGCGCGACCGGGTTCACGTTCTTCAGGTCGTGGATCAGCTGGGCCAGATCCTCGATCGAATAGATGTCATGGTGCGGCGGAGGGCTGATCAGGCCGACGCCGGGGGTCGAATGGCGCACTGCGCCGATCCGCTTGTCGACCTTGTGGCCGGGCAGCTGTCCGCCTTCGCCGGGCTTTGCGCCCTGGGCCATCTTGATCTGGATATCGTCCGAATTGACCAGGTATTCGGTGGTCACACCAAACCGGCCGCTGGCGACCTGCTTGATCCGGCTGCGCATCGAATCGCCGTTGTCCATCGGCGCAAAGCGGAACGGTTCCTCGCCCCCTTCGCCGGTGTTGGAGCGCCCGCCGATGCGGTTCATCGCGATTGCCATGGTCGAGTGCGCTTCATGACTGATCGAGCCCAGGCTCATGGCCCCGGTGGCGAAGCGCTTGACGATTTCGGCGGCCGGTTCGACTTCATCGATCGGCAGCGGCTGGTCAGCCTTCTTCAGCTCCATCAGCCCGCGGATCGTCAGCAGGCGCTCGGACTGCTCGTTGATCGAGGCGGCGAACTCGGCGTAGTTCCTCGGATCGTTGCCGCGCACGGCGTGCTGGAGCTGGGCTACATTGGCCGGGGTCCAGGCGTGTTCCTCGCCCCGCAGGCGGAACTGGTAGATGCCGCCGGTATCGAGCATTCCGGCATAGAGCGGGTCATCGCCGTATGCGAGGGCATGGCGGCGGACGGTTTCCTCTGCCACTTCAGCCAGGCCAATGCCCTCGATGGTGGTCGCGGTGCCGGTGAAATACCGGTCGACGAACGCCGATGACAGCCCGACCGCGTCGAAGATCTGCGCCCCGCAGTAGGACTGGTAGGTCGAAATGCCCATCTTGGACATGACCTTGAGAATGCCCTTGCCGATTGCCTTGACGTAATTGGCCTCGACCTTGGCGGGGTCCATCTCGGGATACTTGCGCGCGCGCAGGTCTTCCATCGTCTCGAAGGCGAGATAGGGATTGATCGCTTCCGCCCCGTAACCGGCCAGCACGCAGAAGTGATGCACTTCGCGCGCCTCGCCCGTCTCCACCACCAGCCCGGTCTGCATCCGCAGGCCCTGGCGGACGAGGTGATGATGGACGGCGGCAGTGGCCAGCGCGGCCGGCATCGGGATGCGGTCAGGCGATTGGGCCCGGTCGGACAGGATCAGGATGTTCTTGTCCTGCAGTACCGCCTCGGTCGCGGCCCAGCACATTTCCTTGAGCGCCAGTTCGAGGCCCTCGGCCCCGGTGGCCGCGTCCCAGGTGATATCGATCGTATCGGTGCGGAAGGCACCGTCCAGTGCCGCCTCGACCGAGCGGATCTTGGCCAGATCCTCATTGGTCAGGATCGGCTGGCTGACCTCGAGCCGCTTGTGGGTGCCGGCGTCACGCCCCAGCAGGTTGGGGCGCGGGCCGATCATCGACAGCAGGCTCATGACCAGTTCCTCGCGGATCGGGTCGATTGGCGGGTTGGTCACCTGGGCGAAGTTCTGCTTGAAATAGTCGTAGAGCAGGCGGCTGCGACCGGAGAGGACCGCAATCGGCGTGTCGGTGCCCATCGAGCCGATGGGGTCGTCACCCTGGAGCGCCATCGGTTCGAGGAAGCGGCTGATGTCTTCCTGGGTGTAGCCAAACGCCTGCTGGCGGTCGAGCAGGCTGGCTGCGGCATCCGCCGGTGCCAGGGCCTCGGGCGTCTGCTCCGGCTCGACCGTGTCGAGGTCCTCCAGCTTGTACTGGGTGCGGGCGAGCCAGTCATGATAGGGATGCTCTGCCGCCAGCCCTGCCTTGAGCTCGGCATCCTCGATGATCCGGCCCTGCTCCAGGTCGATCAGCAGCATCTTGCCCGGCTGCAGGCGCCACTTGCGGGTGATGTCGGCTTCTGCAAACGGCAGCACACCGCTTTCGGAGGAAAGACAGATCAGATCGTCCTTCGTGGTGCAGTAACGCGCCGGGCGCAGGCCGTTGCGATCCAGCGTGGCGCCGATCTGGCGCCCGTCGGTGAAGCATACCGCGGCCGGGCCGTCCCACGGCTCCATCAGAGCGGCATGGTATTCGTAGAAGGCGCGCCGCTCCGGCTCCATCAGCGGGTTCTTGGCCCATGCTTCAGGCATCAGCATCATCATTGCGTGGGCCAGGCTGTAGCCGCCCGCCAGCAGCAGCTCGAGCGCGTTGTCGAGACAGGCCGTGTCCGACTGGCCATGCGGGATCAGCGGCCACATCTTGTCGAGATCCGCGCCGAGCAGCTCCGATTCCATCGTCCGGCGGCGGGCGTTCATCCAGTTGACGTTGCCGCGGACGGTGTTGATTTCCCCGTTGTGCGCCATGAAGCGATAGGGGTGGGCCAGCCGCCAGCTGGGAAAGGTGTTGGTGCTGAAGCGCTGGTGCACCAGGCCGAGCGCCGAAACGCAGGCAGGGTTGCGCAGGTCGTCGTAGAACGAGCCCACCTGCGTCGCCAGCAGCAATCCCTTGTACACGATGGTGCGGCTGGAGAAGCTGGGAATGTAGGTGCTGGTCAGGTCCGGCAGGCCGTGCTTTTCCGCCAGCTTGGCCAGCGGGTTGAGCGTCTGCTTGCGGATCACGATCAGCTTGCGCTCGAAGGCGTCCTGGTCGGCGCAGTTGCTGCCGCGCGCCACCACGCACTGGCGCATGACCGGCATGGAGGCGATGACTGCCTTGCCGAGCCCGTCGAGTGTGGTCGGGACATCGCGCCAGCCGACCAGGCGCTGGCCTTCCTTGGCGACGAACTTTTCGAGCTGCTCGGTCACGAAGCCCCGGGCCACTTCGTCCTGCGGCAGGAAGCACTGGGCCACGGCATAGTCACCGGCCGGCGGCAGGTCGTGCCCTGCATCGGCAGCCCATGCGCGGAACAGCGGATCGGGAATCTGGAGCAGGATGCCGGCGCCGTCGCCCAGCAGAGGGTCGGCTCCCACGGCCCCGCGGTGGTCAAGGTTGGCGAGGATTTCCAGCGCGCTCGACACAATCGCGTGCGATTTCACGCCCCGGATATGCGCGACCATGCCGACGCCGCATGCGTCATGCTCGTTTGCGGGGTCGTACAGTCCTTGGGGCGCAAATTGTCCCATGCGAAACCATCCCATCATGTCCGGTGCCCGGCCAGGCGGCACGAGGGCCGCTGCGGGCAATGAAGCGCGCTACACCATGCCGCGCAGCGCAGCAAACTACGTGCGGGCACGCCACATGGCGACACGAAATGATTTTTGCAACTGCGAAGGGTTTCTTTGGCGGGTTAGCCAGACCCCGGATGGCCGGTGCCGGTCCGAAACGCCAAGGCCCCTGCGCCCGATGACCGGGGGCAGGGGCCAGGCTGTCGAATCACGTGCCGGGTCAGGCAGCGCCGCTCATGTGCTGGAGCTTGGCCAGTGCATCGCGCAATGCCGCTTCAGTAGCCTGCCGATCAGCGGGCTGGGCGAAGGCATGGCCGGAATGCTGGGCCGGAGACAGAGGCGGCGCAAACGGCGGGCGGCCGAAGGGCGCAGCCGCCGCAGGCTCGCGCGAGGGGCCATCGGGTGCCGGCGCGGCGCGCCCCGGCTGGGCCGTGCCGGGGAAAACCACCACCGGCTCGATTCCGGCGGCCGGGGCATCTTCGTCTTCGATCCGCACGAATTCACGGCCGGGCCCGAATCCGCTCTTCATGGCCAGAAGAGAGCCGAAGTGATCGTCCTCGACCGCGCTCTCTTCCGGTTCAGGCGCAGTGTCCTCGACCGGCTGCGGCATGGCGAAAGGCGCCGCAGGGGCTGCAGGTGCCGGGGCATCGGGCGTTGCAAAGGGCCTGGGCAGGCTGCCCAGCGGCAGAGAAAAAGCGTGGCTGAAGGCATCGCCATCGCCGTCATCGCCATCGATGTCTTCGTCGGTTTCCCCGAACCCGAACGGCTGCAAAGCCGCCGGCAGGGATGTTGGCAGGGAGGCGGGCAGCGAAGCGGTGCCGGCCAGTTTGCCGAATGACAGGGGGGCGGCCGGCTCTTCGACCGGGGCGGTGACAACCGGCGGGGCAAACGGTGGCAGAGCAGGCTCGACCGCCCCGATCGCCGCTTCCGGTATCGTGAAGGCTGGTGCGGCAGCTTCGTTCGCAATCTGTGCCGAAAGCTTGCTGGCCCGGCGCAGCGATTCGGCGAATCGATCGACCAGGTCGACCATCCCGAGGCCTGCGAGCCCGCCCGATTCGGGGCTGGTCCTGGCGGCAACCGGCGCTACTGGCGAATCCGGCGTCTGGTCGAGTGCCGGCGTACCCGGCAACGGCTGTGGCAGGGCGGAAAGTGGCGCGGCTACCGGGGCAGAAAACGGGGCAGAAAACGTAGCCGGGGCGGCGGCGGGCTGAGGCATTCCGAACGGAGCCATTGCCGACGCGGGAGCCGGAGCCGCAACAGGATCGGCAACAGGCTCGGTCGTTGCGAAGGGGCGGCCGAACGGGGGCGCAACCTCCGGCTCGGGCGCTGGTGCAGGGTCTGCAGCCGGAGCAGCGAACGGCGCCCGTGCAGCAGGCGGGGGCGAGAACGGGCGCGGCAGGTCGGGCGCGGCAAACGGCCCTGCGGCCAGTGGCGCGGTCGGCGCCGGCTTTCCGGGCATCGGCACTTCATCGGCAGGCCGGGCGAAGGGCGCACCGCCAAAGGGCTCGTACGCACTGTCCGCAGCGGCACTGCTCGCGTCGGTAATGGCCGGATCCGAAGGAAACGCCAATGATGCGGCGAACGGCTCCTGCACGGGAATGAAGGGTGATGCTGCCGGCTCGGTGCCGTCCTCGAAGTGGCCGAGTTCCAGTACCTGGTCATCCGCCAGATCGTGCACCCCCATCAGATCGAGCACATCGCCGCCACCGGGCAAGGGTGCCTGGGTGAGGTATTCGCTGGGAGCACTCTCGTCCGTCACCGCGAGGGCGCGGCGGCGGCCCGCCATGGGCTCGGACCCCGGCCGGTTCATCGCGGTCGCAATCGGTTCATCGAGGCCATCGCTGCCGAGTTCCTCAAGCGCGGAAATCGGGCGTTTGGCAGCGCGATCTGTCTTTTCGGCCAAGCCGCGCGTGGCGGCGGCCCGGGGTTTTGCCGTGCCTTGCCCGGCAACGGCCATGCGCGCCATCAACAGGCCGATCGCCGCACCGCCCAGTCCAGCCACCAGGCCGATACCGAACCGGAAGCCGAGGCCTGTCGTGCCAAGACCAGCGGCGCTGCCCAGCGCATCGAACAGCGTCTGCGGCAGCACTATCGTGCCCACGCCGAGCAGAGCGGCAAACCACAAGGCCACGATAACCGGAAACAGCGGGTGGGCGCTGACAGGGGCCTTGGCCGCCGGTTTCGCCATCCTCTGGGTGGTCACGATATCAATTCCCCGTTCAATTTCGGGCGCATCGCTGCCTGTTCAGGCGGCAGCGGACACTTGCCGATTGGACGACCGGCCTAGCAAGAGATGGTAAACGTCTTGATAACGACGCACGTTGCGTGACCAGTCATGGTTGTCGGCAACGTGCTGCTGTGCCCGCTGGCGCATGGCGTCCCACGATTCGCGCCGCCGGAGCAGGCCAGCCAGCGCGGCTGCGCAGCCTTCCGGATCGTCGGCCGGGAACAGCGTGCCGGTCACGCCGTCGGTGATCAGCTCGCGGTGCCCGCCGACGTCGCTGGCGGCCACCACCCTG encodes the following:
- the thiD gene encoding bifunctional hydroxymethylpyrimidine kinase/phosphomethylpyrimidine kinase, with amino-acid sequence MSTTPPPPPRILSIAGSDSSGGAGIQADIKTIAMLGGYAMTAVTTVTAQNTVGVQAIAPLSADVVAAQISSCASDIGVDAIKIGMLHDVQIITAVAGCLTGEAALAGPVVLDPVMVATSGAVLIAPDAIAALKAHLFPLATVITPNLPELEHLCGRTLRTTALMQEGAAELAAQYGCHVLAKGGHTEDARIIDLLVAPDGTPVFYEHARIETRHTHGTGCTLSSAIATLIGHGQPLDQAVRLARQFVLRAIEAAPGFGAGNGPLGHQAVRR
- a CDS encoding carbohydrate porin, whose translation is MTITAISSRASRRLPLLRTISFVAALFSLTVAMPAAAQDQSAPPDAISSPGPQQTPAPAALPPQPAKPATARPDAVRVVWSQFLDIPVSGDADSTLRHGGKVDVYIDIAGSTFGIDDSITFHLHPEFKYGESANGTIGLIPSNTQLFYPGEGDAFDLNVNVTKKWKSGATLTVGKVNVLDLAAFLPVVGGGGHEGFQNLSMALPPTAIVPGSITGALLQVPTKKALYRLWVFDPVSSSRRSGLEDPFSQGVAFLSSVTLPVKIGGKRGYYALKLAGSTRRSIADDALPPVLIPAPGSGFAERRGEFSAVLAMYQNLVEYAEHPGKGWGVFGQVYLSRGDPTFLDRSAFIGVAGNPRARPDDRFGIAWFRYSLTDRLVRVLANRVALEDEEGLEAFYTVQVAQPVRLTASVQVIDSAVAVRNTGVIAGLRLTTRF
- a CDS encoding glutamate synthase subunit beta, giving the protein MGKETGFLELDRSDRTYLDPAERLKNYKEFVVPLPAEKLAAQASRCMNCGIPYCHNGCPVNNLIPDWNHLVYEGDWKNALDVLHSTNNFPEFTGRVCPAPCEASCTLNIVDQPVTIKSIECAIVDRGWQEGWIKPQVPHKQTGKCVAVVGSGPAGLACAQQLARAGHAVTVFEKNDRIGGLLRYGIPDFKMEKQLINRRCVQMEAEGVTFKTSAEVGVEVSFKALRENFDAVVLAGGAEEPRMLDIPGGELPGVRLAMEFLTQQNKRVAGDDEVRAAPRGSLTATGKHVIVIGGGDTGSDCVGTSNRQGAASVTQLEIMPRPPEKEDKALTWPDWPLKLRTSSSHEEGVERDWSVLAKRVIGEGDQVTGLECVRVEWVGGQMQEVPGSAFVLQADLILLAMGFTGPRKRGLLDRAGVALDARGNVAANTQDYATSEAAVFACGDMRRGQSLVVWAIREGRQAARSVDLALMGATTLPR
- a CDS encoding DUF1272 domain-containing protein, which gives rise to MLEMRPDCERCGTDLPAEAPGAFICSFECTFCAECADALDDRCPNCGGELMDRPARARALHAKFPPGTERRFKG
- the gltB gene encoding glutamate synthase large subunit; the encoded protein is MGQFAPQGLYDPANEHDACGVGMVAHIRGVKSHAIVSSALEILANLDHRGAVGADPLLGDGAGILLQIPDPLFRAWAADAGHDLPPAGDYAVAQCFLPQDEVARGFVTEQLEKFVAKEGQRLVGWRDVPTTLDGLGKAVIASMPVMRQCVVARGSNCADQDAFERKLIVIRKQTLNPLAKLAEKHGLPDLTSTYIPSFSSRTIVYKGLLLATQVGSFYDDLRNPACVSALGLVHQRFSTNTFPSWRLAHPYRFMAHNGEINTVRGNVNWMNARRRTMESELLGADLDKMWPLIPHGQSDTACLDNALELLLAGGYSLAHAMMMLMPEAWAKNPLMEPERRAFYEYHAALMEPWDGPAAVCFTDGRQIGATLDRNGLRPARYCTTKDDLICLSSESGVLPFAEADITRKWRLQPGKMLLIDLEQGRIIEDAELKAGLAAEHPYHDWLARTQYKLEDLDTVEPEQTPEALAPADAAASLLDRQQAFGYTQEDISRFLEPMALQGDDPIGSMGTDTPIAVLSGRSRLLYDYFKQNFAQVTNPPIDPIREELVMSLLSMIGPRPNLLGRDAGTHKRLEVSQPILTNEDLAKIRSVEAALDGAFRTDTIDITWDAATGAEGLELALKEMCWAATEAVLQDKNILILSDRAQSPDRIPMPAALATAAVHHHLVRQGLRMQTGLVVETGEAREVHHFCVLAGYGAEAINPYLAFETMEDLRARKYPEMDPAKVEANYVKAIGKGILKVMSKMGISTYQSYCGAQIFDAVGLSSAFVDRYFTGTATTIEGIGLAEVAEETVRRHALAYGDDPLYAGMLDTGGIYQFRLRGEEHAWTPANVAQLQHAVRGNDPRNYAEFAASINEQSERLLTIRGLMELKKADQPLPIDEVEPAAEIVKRFATGAMSLGSISHEAHSTMAIAMNRIGGRSNTGEGGEEPFRFAPMDNGDSMRSRIKQVASGRFGVTTEYLVNSDDIQIKMAQGAKPGEGGQLPGHKVDKRIGAVRHSTPGVGLISPPPHHDIYSIEDLAQLIHDLKNVNPVARISVKLVSEVGVGTVAAGVSKCKADHVTISGYEGGTGASPLTSLTHAGSPWEIGLAETQQTLLLNDLRSRIAVQVDGGLRTGRDVAIGALLGADEFGFATAPLIAAGCIMMRKCHLNTCPVGVATQDPVLRARFTGQPEHVVNYMFFVAEELRAIMAEMGFRTVEEMIGRVDRIDMRRVERHWKAHGIDLSRLLHTVELGADKALHHVGEQDHGLDTVLDRDLIEACRPALESGQPVEIARAVRNVNRTVGTMLSGEVARRHGHAGLAPDTIRVKLTGVAGQSFGAWLAHGVTLDLTGDANDYVGKGLSGGRIIVRAPASTSRTATDNIIVGNTVLYGAIAGEAYFNGVAGERFAVRNSGAIAVVEGTGDHGCEYMTGGVVVVLGATGRNFAAGMSGGIAYVYDPDGRFGSLCNLAQVDLEPVTTSIDADEGTGRPKQRGTSVNDFGMGDMLRHDAERLRILMERHKLHTGSQRATELLENWDEALRHFVKVMPRDYANALRTLEAERLEAASVAAE
- a CDS encoding LOG family protein — protein: MTEEEKKQHDLAGRKFYPAEEEAEFSKAAPEKTPQTEHQAYRLAFQDRDFLLREELRPVRFQLELLKPEMLLDEAGVGSTLVMYGSARIPSPEAAEASLAMAKDLPERERRVVENLAAKAKYYDEAYKLARMVSEKAIIEKGQRQFVICSGGGPSIMEAANRGASDASAESIGLNIVLPHEQAPNRYVTPSLSFQFHYFALRKMHFLLRARAVAVFPGGFGTLDEFLELLTLIQTGKMKPIPVMLFGKEFWTRVIDFEALADEGTINHKDLELFQWCETAEDAWCHIAEFYELDC